In the Kitasatospora terrestris genome, one interval contains:
- a CDS encoding FAD-binding dehydrogenase — translation MAFDADVIVIGAGLAGLAATAELADAGRKVILLDQEPAVSLGGQAHWSFGGLFLVDSPEQRRMRIRDSRELAWQDWLGSAGFDRPEDAWPRRWAQAYVDFAAGEKRAWLHAMGVRFFPVVGWAERGGLLASGPGNSVPRFHITWGTGPGLVEPFARRVREAAARGLVELRFRHRVTGLSASAGTVDTVSGEVLAPSRVQRGESSSREVEGSFELRAQAVVVASGGIGGNHDKVRAAWPERLGTPPARMLSGVPAHVDGLMLDVAEAAGGRLINGDRMWHYTEGIENWNPIWPAHGIRILPGPSSLWLDARGRRLPVPLFPGFDTLGTLEHIMTTGHDHTWFVLTQKIIEKEFALSGSEQNPDLTGKSVRDVLGRALPGAPGPVEAFKRNGVDFVVADTLGELVRGMNAKTPDTPIDEADLRREIEARDREIANPFAKDLQVTAVHGARRYLGDKLIRTAAPHRLLDPKAGPLIAVRLNILTRKSLGGLETDLSGRVLTADGAPLEGVYAAGEAAGFGGGGVHGYRSLEGTFLGGCLFSGRNAGRAAAAATA, via the coding sequence ATGGCATTCGACGCCGACGTGATCGTGATCGGAGCCGGCCTCGCGGGCCTGGCCGCCACCGCCGAACTCGCCGACGCCGGGCGGAAGGTGATCCTGCTCGACCAGGAGCCCGCGGTCTCGCTGGGCGGCCAGGCGCACTGGTCCTTCGGCGGCCTGTTCCTGGTCGACTCGCCGGAGCAGCGCCGGATGCGGATCCGCGACTCCCGCGAGCTCGCCTGGCAGGACTGGCTCGGTTCGGCGGGCTTCGACCGTCCCGAGGACGCCTGGCCGCGCCGCTGGGCACAGGCGTACGTGGACTTCGCCGCGGGCGAGAAGCGCGCCTGGCTGCACGCGATGGGCGTGCGCTTCTTCCCGGTGGTCGGCTGGGCCGAGCGCGGCGGACTGCTGGCCAGCGGCCCCGGCAACTCGGTGCCGCGCTTCCACATCACCTGGGGCACCGGCCCCGGCCTGGTCGAGCCGTTCGCCCGCCGGGTCCGCGAGGCGGCCGCCCGCGGCCTGGTCGAGCTGCGCTTCCGCCACCGGGTGACCGGCCTGTCCGCCTCGGCGGGCACGGTGGACACCGTCAGCGGTGAGGTCCTGGCGCCGAGCCGGGTCCAGCGCGGCGAGTCCAGCTCCCGCGAGGTGGAGGGGAGCTTCGAGCTGCGCGCCCAGGCCGTGGTGGTCGCCTCCGGCGGCATTGGCGGCAACCACGACAAGGTGCGCGCCGCCTGGCCGGAGCGTCTCGGCACCCCGCCGGCGCGGATGCTCTCCGGCGTGCCCGCGCACGTCGACGGGCTGATGCTGGACGTCGCCGAGGCGGCCGGCGGCCGGCTGATCAACGGCGACCGGATGTGGCACTACACGGAGGGCATCGAGAACTGGAACCCGATCTGGCCCGCCCACGGCATCCGGATCCTGCCCGGCCCGTCCTCGCTCTGGCTGGACGCCCGCGGCCGCCGGCTGCCCGTTCCGCTCTTCCCCGGCTTCGACACCCTCGGCACCCTCGAACACATCATGACCACCGGGCACGACCACACCTGGTTCGTGCTCACCCAGAAGATCATCGAGAAGGAGTTCGCGCTCTCCGGCTCCGAGCAGAACCCCGACCTCACCGGCAAGTCCGTCCGCGACGTGCTCGGCCGCGCCCTGCCCGGCGCCCCCGGCCCGGTCGAGGCGTTCAAGCGCAACGGCGTGGACTTCGTGGTCGCCGACACCCTCGGCGAGCTGGTCCGCGGCATGAACGCCAAGACCCCGGACACCCCGATCGACGAGGCCGACCTGCGCCGCGAGATCGAGGCCCGGGACCGCGAGATCGCCAACCCCTTCGCCAAGGACCTGCAGGTCACCGCGGTCCACGGGGCCCGCCGCTACCTGGGCGACAAGCTGATCCGCACCGCCGCCCCGCACCGGCTGCTGGACCCCAAGGCCGGGCCGCTGATCGCGGTGCGGCTCAACATCCTCACCCGCAAGTCGCTCGGCGGCCTGGAGACCGACCTGTCCGGGCGGGTGCTCACCGCCGACGGCGCGCCCCTGGAGGGCGTCTACGCGGCCGGCGAGGCGGCCGGCTTCGGCGGCGGCGGGGTGCACGGCTACCGCTCGCTGGAGGGCACCTTCTTGGGCGGCTGCCTGTTCTCGGGCCGGAACGCAGGACGGGCGGCGGCCGCAGCCACCGCCTGA
- a CDS encoding SGNH/GDSL hydrolase family protein, translated as MLRPALKRSSVLVSGVLLAAALSGATTPAHAAEAGGKYVALGDSYAAGSGVPGQYAGLCLRSDRNYGHLVAARIGGSYTDVTCGAAKVKAMTEAQWDGPFRVNDPQLNAVTADTTLVTLGIGGNDLGTSDLGIADVIATCVAGAVVNPLGTPCKDHYADGHWSWSQWAWVWGEDSLAKRVDDTAPRLASVLQKIHAKAPDARVLVVGYPSVLPENERDCFGRQPVTVGDVAYLRGVLGKVNTMLAATAKANGATYVDTLTPTRGHDVCSDDRWVEGALPGSPTVPFHPNATGEAAMAGAVLKALGR; from the coding sequence GTGCTCCGTCCTGCCCTGAAGCGCTCGTCCGTCCTGGTCAGCGGCGTCCTGCTGGCCGCCGCCCTGTCCGGCGCCACCACCCCCGCACACGCCGCCGAGGCGGGGGGAAAGTACGTCGCGCTCGGCGACTCGTACGCCGCCGGATCCGGTGTCCCCGGTCAGTACGCGGGCCTGTGCCTGCGTTCCGACCGCAATTACGGCCACCTGGTGGCGGCCCGGATCGGCGGCTCGTACACCGACGTCACCTGCGGCGCGGCGAAGGTGAAGGCGATGACCGAGGCGCAGTGGGACGGCCCGTTCCGGGTCAACGACCCGCAGCTGAACGCGGTCACCGCGGACACCACCCTGGTCACCCTCGGGATCGGCGGCAACGACCTGGGCACCTCGGACCTCGGCATCGCCGACGTGATCGCCACCTGTGTGGCGGGCGCCGTGGTCAACCCGCTGGGCACCCCGTGCAAGGACCACTACGCCGACGGGCACTGGAGCTGGAGCCAGTGGGCGTGGGTCTGGGGCGAGGACTCGCTGGCGAAGCGGGTCGACGACACGGCGCCGCGACTCGCCTCCGTGCTGCAGAAGATCCACGCCAAGGCGCCGGACGCCAGGGTGCTGGTGGTCGGCTACCCCTCGGTGCTGCCGGAGAACGAGCGGGACTGCTTCGGCCGGCAGCCGGTCACCGTCGGCGACGTGGCCTACCTGCGGGGCGTGCTCGGGAAGGTGAACACCATGCTGGCCGCCACCGCGAAGGCGAACGGCGCCACCTACGTGGACACCCTCACCCCGACCCGCGGCCACGACGTCTGCTCGGACGACCGCTGGGTGGAGGGCGCGCTGCCCGGCTCGCCGACCGTCCCGTTCCACCCCAACGCCACCGGCGAGGCGGCGATGGCCGGCGCGGTCCTCAAGGCCCTCGGCCGCTGA
- a CDS encoding (2Fe-2S) ferredoxin domain-containing protein, translated as MARRAARQPAAAPAAPVTVTVCRGCCCGTTAKHPGVDHAGQLARLRAGVGTAGQVRAVDCLDACGHSNVVVVSPSAEGRRAGGRPVWLGWVLAEDMIDEIGEWVRAGGPGIVPAPGVLDLQEFQVSRRVRDGLPG; from the coding sequence ATGGCCCGTCGAGCCGCCCGGCAGCCCGCCGCCGCCCCCGCCGCACCGGTGACCGTGACCGTCTGCCGGGGCTGCTGCTGCGGCACGACGGCCAAGCACCCGGGGGTCGACCATGCGGGTCAGCTGGCCCGGCTGCGGGCCGGCGTCGGCACCGCCGGACAGGTCCGGGCGGTGGACTGCCTGGACGCCTGCGGGCACTCCAACGTGGTGGTGGTCAGCCCCTCCGCCGAGGGCCGCAGGGCGGGCGGCCGGCCGGTCTGGCTGGGCTGGGTGCTGGCCGAGGACATGATCGACGAGATCGGCGAGTGGGTCCGGGCCGGCGGGCCGGGCATCGTCCCGGCGCCGGGCGTGCTCGACCTGCAGGAGTTCCAGGTCTCCCGCCGGGTCCGCGACGGCCTCCCGGGCTGA
- a CDS encoding endonuclease/exonuclease/phosphatase family protein: MKESCTVTKSTAHRPRSRRKLLRATVPAAVAASLVLVPLPGAIAAPSTGAVIAEVYGGGGNSGATLKNDFIELGNPSGAAFGLSGYSVQYLTGTPGASSQWGVTQLTGSIAPGGRYLVAEAAGAGGTVDLPAADASGNLALSGTSGTVALVSGTTPLTCKTAADCAADPRVVDLVGFGTAVVREGSPVTGASNTASVARGSALADTDDNAADLKSGAPTPVNGKGEAPDLPDGGSGSTGPTEPGTVRIHDIQGATRLSPKTGKTISGVPGIVTGVRTYGSKGFWMQDPNPDADPATSEGVFVYTGSATPAVKVGDAVLVTAKVAEYYPNYNGGSQSITELTNPQVTVVSSGNQVPAPVLLDDSNIPAAYTQDAAGGSIDNLPLKPADYALDLYESLEGMNVQVVHVRVVQATDKYNELWVDARNQDRPTRRGGVVYLGYDQPNPGRLMVQSLVPAAEQPFPQLNVGDELEGVTAGPLDYNQFGGYTIAATGLGQVWDSKLQREIADPAKPSQLTIATYNVENLDPSDPDEKFAQLAQGVVTNLRSPDIVTLEEIQDNNGAVNDGTVDASQTVAKFLAAIKAAGGPAYDWRSVDPENGKDGGEPGGNIRQVFLFNPDRVSFTDIAGGGSTTAVDVTGTGKRTSLTASPGRIDPGNEAWNSSRKPLVGQFSFHNKPVFVIANHFNSKGGDQGIDSRFQAPGRSSEVQRIKQATVEQAFVAKLLAADKNARVVSLGDFNDYQFSPALDALTKDDVLRDLVIQLPERERYSYVYQGNSQVLDHILVSPTLKWHDVDYEVVHINSEFAVQASDHDPQVVRIKP, encoded by the coding sequence ATGAAGGAGTCCTGCACGGTGACCAAGTCCACCGCCCACCGCCCCCGTTCGCGCAGGAAGCTGCTGCGCGCGACCGTTCCCGCGGCCGTCGCGGCCTCCCTGGTCCTGGTGCCGCTGCCCGGCGCGATCGCCGCCCCCTCCACCGGCGCGGTGATCGCCGAGGTGTACGGCGGCGGCGGCAACTCCGGCGCCACCCTGAAGAACGACTTCATCGAGCTGGGCAACCCGAGCGGCGCCGCCTTCGGCCTGAGCGGCTACAGCGTCCAGTACCTGACCGGCACCCCGGGCGCGAGCAGCCAGTGGGGCGTCACCCAGCTGACCGGCTCGATCGCCCCCGGCGGCCGCTACCTGGTCGCCGAGGCGGCCGGCGCGGGCGGCACCGTCGACCTGCCCGCCGCGGACGCCTCCGGCAACCTGGCGCTCTCCGGCACCAGCGGCACCGTCGCGCTGGTCTCCGGCACCACTCCGCTCACCTGCAAGACCGCCGCCGACTGCGCGGCCGACCCGCGCGTGGTCGACCTGGTCGGCTTCGGCACCGCCGTGGTCCGCGAGGGCTCCCCGGTCACCGGCGCCTCCAACACCGCCTCGGTGGCCCGCGGGTCCGCGCTGGCCGACACCGACGACAACGCCGCCGACCTGAAGTCCGGCGCCCCGACCCCGGTCAACGGCAAGGGCGAGGCCCCCGACCTCCCGGACGGCGGCTCCGGCTCCACCGGCCCGACCGAGCCCGGCACCGTCCGGATCCACGACATCCAGGGCGCCACCCGGCTCTCGCCGAAGACCGGCAAGACCATATCCGGCGTCCCCGGCATCGTCACCGGCGTGCGCACCTACGGCTCCAAGGGCTTCTGGATGCAGGACCCGAACCCGGACGCCGACCCGGCCACCAGTGAGGGCGTGTTCGTCTACACCGGCAGCGCCACCCCGGCCGTCAAGGTCGGCGACGCCGTCCTGGTGACCGCCAAGGTCGCCGAGTACTACCCCAACTACAACGGCGGCAGCCAGTCGATCACCGAGCTGACCAACCCGCAGGTCACCGTGGTCTCCTCGGGCAACCAGGTGCCCGCGCCGGTCCTGCTGGACGACTCGAACATCCCCGCCGCGTACACCCAGGACGCGGCCGGCGGCTCGATCGACAACCTGCCGCTGAAGCCCGCGGACTACGCGCTCGACCTGTACGAGTCGCTGGAGGGCATGAACGTCCAGGTCGTCCACGTCCGCGTGGTGCAGGCCACCGACAAGTACAACGAGCTGTGGGTGGACGCCCGCAACCAGGACCGGCCGACCCGCCGCGGCGGCGTCGTCTACCTCGGCTACGACCAGCCCAACCCGGGCCGCCTGATGGTCCAGTCGCTCGTCCCGGCCGCCGAGCAGCCCTTCCCGCAGCTCAACGTCGGCGACGAGCTGGAGGGCGTCACCGCCGGTCCGCTGGACTACAACCAGTTCGGCGGCTACACCATCGCCGCCACCGGCCTCGGCCAGGTCTGGGACAGCAAGCTCCAGCGCGAGATCGCCGACCCCGCCAAGCCGAGCCAGCTCACCATCGCCACCTACAACGTGGAGAACCTCGACCCGAGCGACCCGGACGAGAAGTTCGCCCAGCTGGCCCAGGGCGTGGTCACCAACCTCCGCTCGCCCGACATCGTCACCCTGGAGGAGATCCAGGACAACAACGGCGCGGTCAACGACGGCACGGTGGACGCGAGCCAGACCGTCGCCAAGTTCCTCGCCGCGATCAAGGCGGCCGGCGGCCCGGCCTACGACTGGCGCTCCGTCGACCCGGAGAACGGCAAGGACGGCGGCGAGCCCGGCGGCAACATCCGCCAGGTCTTCCTGTTCAACCCCGACCGGGTCTCCTTCACCGACATCGCCGGCGGCGGCTCCACCACCGCCGTGGACGTGACCGGTACCGGCAAGCGCACCTCGCTGACCGCCTCGCCCGGCCGGATCGACCCCGGCAACGAGGCCTGGAACAGCAGCCGCAAGCCGCTGGTCGGCCAGTTCAGCTTCCACAACAAGCCGGTCTTCGTGATCGCCAACCACTTCAACAGCAAGGGCGGCGACCAGGGCATCGACAGCCGCTTCCAGGCCCCGGGCCGCAGCTCCGAGGTCCAGCGGATCAAGCAGGCCACCGTCGAGCAGGCGTTCGTGGCCAAGCTGCTGGCCGCCGACAAGAACGCCCGGGTGGTCTCCCTCGGCGACTTCAACGACTACCAGTTCTCGCCCGCGCTGGACGCCCTCACCAAGGACGACGTGCTGCGCGACCTGGTGATCCAGCTGCCCGAGCGCGAGCGCTACTCCTACGTCTACCAGGGCAACTCGCAGGTCCTCGACCACATCCTGGTCAGCCCCACCCTCAAGTGGCACGACGTGGACTACGAAGTGGTGCACATCAACAGCGAGTTCGCCGTCCAGGCCAGCGACCACGACCCGCAGGTGGTCCGGATCAAGCCGTGA
- a CDS encoding HAD-IA family hydrolase — MTKPIELVVFDCDGVLVDSERIALRVQVALGAEFGWPLTEQDVVERFIGRSTASIGEQVAERLGAAAAAAWGRRFEELHREQVDTGLEPVDGLPEALDAIALPTCVASSGSHAKMRHTLGRTGLHGRFEGRIFSATEVARGKPAPDLFLHAARRMGVDPAACAVVEDSAPGVAAARAAGMRAFGYAGGLTPAERLAGPGTVVFHDMRELPGLLAARDAWAPRP; from the coding sequence ATGACCAAGCCGATAGAGCTCGTCGTCTTCGACTGCGACGGGGTGCTGGTGGACAGCGAACGGATCGCGCTCCGCGTCCAGGTCGCCCTGGGCGCGGAGTTCGGCTGGCCGCTGACCGAGCAGGACGTGGTGGAGCGCTTCATCGGGCGCTCCACCGCGTCGATCGGGGAGCAGGTCGCGGAGCGGCTCGGCGCGGCCGCCGCGGCCGCGTGGGGGCGGCGCTTCGAGGAGCTGCACCGCGAGCAGGTGGACACCGGCCTGGAGCCGGTGGACGGCCTTCCGGAGGCCCTGGACGCCATCGCGCTGCCCACCTGCGTCGCCTCCAGCGGTTCACACGCGAAGATGCGCCACACCCTGGGCCGGACCGGCCTCCACGGCCGCTTCGAGGGCCGGATCTTCTCCGCGACCGAGGTCGCCCGCGGCAAGCCCGCCCCGGACCTCTTCCTGCACGCCGCCCGGCGGATGGGCGTCGACCCGGCCGCCTGCGCGGTGGTCGAGGACAGCGCGCCGGGTGTCGCGGCGGCCCGCGCGGCGGGCATGCGGGCCTTCGGCTACGCGGGCGGGCTCACTCCCGCCGAGCGGCTCGCCGGGCCGGGCACCGTGGTCTTCCACGACATGCGCGAGCTGCCGGGCCTGCTGGCGGCCCGGGACGCGTGGGCGCCCCGGCCCTGA
- a CDS encoding glycoside hydrolase family 3 C-terminal domain-containing protein — MSDAPFRDPRLPVDERVKDLLSRLEPTEKIALLHQYAPAVPRLGLAAHVTGTEALHGVAWLGAATSFPQAVGLGATWNPELVRAVGEAVSTEVRAFHERPPAPGREAPISLNVWAPVVNPLRHPLWGRNEEGYAECPLLTAELATAYAQGLRGDHPVYWRTAPTLKHFLGYNNETDRTTSSSDLRQRVLHEYELPCYRGPVESGAIAAVMPSYNVVNGRPAHVSGYLKDELRRWKHGADLLVCSDAEAPSNLVAAQRHYPDHATGHAAALRAGVDSFTDHGADPQVTAARFTEALERGLVDEADIDAAVARLLTLRIRTGELDPGLDPYAGTGQAVVDCPEHRALARESARQAVVLLRNEDALLPLAPTGTLAVVGPLGDDVLRDWYSGSLTHRTTLLDALRARLGAERVTHTDGLDRIALRSTTTGGYLGAGPDGLLAATAPAVGGSEVFAVQDWGRGVTTVQAHDGRYLTKDDYGLLAATADHPDAWVVQEAFRLERGEDGRTRIQHLGSGRWIAVAAGTGALTTCTTAYEEAEPFVCRLVSAGAAAAARIAAAADTVVVVAGNDPHLNGRETEDRVDLALPPQQEELLRTARAANPRTVLAVVSGHPYAVDWAAREVPAVLWTAHGGQEGGAALADVLLGDAAPTGRLPQTWYRAGQPLPGLLDYDIIAGRLTYQYLDEEPLYPFGHGLGYTAFGYGPLRVSLDDGRVVAALTVTNTGRRAGTETVQLYARALEARHSAPLRLHAFRRVQLAPGEAREVEFAVPLEALGHRDVAHHRWAAPAGRQLLAAAASAGDLRSTAELALPAAESAPRPAHGTTVLARDFNEAQGARIVERSRAEGGEAVEGAGLARLLFHDCDLGGRAGRIRLTVARALPGSAAVEVELDGRVTTVPVPSTGGPQEWTELTAGLAAPASGVHDVRLTLRGALRLDRFGFES, encoded by the coding sequence ATGTCAGACGCCCCGTTCCGCGACCCGCGGCTGCCCGTCGACGAACGGGTGAAGGACCTCCTCTCCCGGCTCGAACCCACCGAGAAGATCGCCCTGTTGCACCAGTACGCGCCCGCCGTCCCGCGACTCGGCCTGGCCGCGCACGTGACCGGCACCGAGGCGCTGCACGGGGTCGCCTGGCTCGGCGCGGCGACCTCCTTCCCGCAGGCGGTCGGCCTCGGCGCGACCTGGAACCCCGAGCTGGTCCGCGCGGTCGGCGAGGCCGTCTCCACCGAGGTCCGGGCCTTCCACGAGCGTCCGCCCGCACCCGGCCGCGAGGCCCCGATCAGCCTCAACGTCTGGGCCCCGGTGGTGAATCCGCTGCGCCACCCGCTCTGGGGCCGCAACGAGGAGGGCTACGCCGAGTGCCCGCTGCTCACCGCCGAACTCGCCACCGCGTACGCGCAGGGCCTGCGCGGCGACCACCCGGTGTACTGGCGCACCGCCCCCACGCTGAAGCACTTCCTCGGCTACAACAACGAGACCGACCGCACCACCAGCTCCTCCGACCTGCGCCAGCGCGTCCTGCACGAGTACGAACTCCCCTGCTACCGAGGCCCGGTGGAGTCCGGAGCGATCGCCGCCGTGATGCCCTCGTACAACGTGGTGAACGGCCGGCCCGCCCACGTCAGCGGCTACCTGAAGGACGAGCTGCGCCGCTGGAAGCACGGCGCCGACCTGCTGGTGTGCAGCGACGCCGAGGCCCCCTCCAACCTGGTCGCCGCGCAGCGCCACTACCCGGACCACGCCACCGGCCACGCCGCCGCACTGCGCGCCGGGGTGGACAGCTTCACCGACCACGGCGCCGACCCGCAGGTCACGGCCGCCCGGTTCACCGAGGCGCTGGAGCGCGGCCTGGTCGACGAGGCCGACATCGACGCCGCCGTCGCCCGGCTGCTCACCCTGCGGATCCGCACCGGCGAGCTCGACCCCGGGCTCGACCCGTACGCCGGAACCGGCCAGGCCGTGGTGGACTGCCCCGAGCACCGGGCGCTGGCCCGCGAGAGCGCCCGGCAGGCCGTGGTGCTGCTGCGCAACGAGGACGCGCTGCTGCCGCTCGCCCCCACCGGCACCCTGGCGGTGGTCGGCCCGCTCGGCGACGACGTGCTGCGCGACTGGTACAGCGGCTCGCTCACCCACCGCACCACCCTGCTGGACGCGCTGCGCGCCCGCCTCGGCGCCGAGCGGGTCACCCACACCGACGGCCTGGACCGGATCGCGCTGCGCTCCACCACCACCGGCGGCTACCTCGGCGCGGGCCCCGACGGCCTGCTCGCCGCCACCGCCCCCGCGGTCGGCGGGAGCGAGGTCTTCGCCGTCCAGGACTGGGGCCGGGGCGTCACCACCGTGCAGGCGCACGACGGCCGCTACCTCACCAAGGACGACTACGGGCTGCTCGCCGCCACCGCCGACCACCCCGACGCGTGGGTGGTCCAGGAGGCCTTCCGGCTGGAGCGCGGCGAGGACGGCCGCACCCGGATCCAGCACCTGGGCAGCGGCCGCTGGATCGCGGTGGCGGCCGGCACCGGCGCGCTCACCACGTGCACCACCGCGTACGAGGAGGCCGAGCCGTTCGTCTGCCGCCTGGTGTCGGCCGGCGCCGCCGCGGCCGCCCGGATCGCCGCCGCGGCCGACACCGTGGTCGTGGTGGCCGGCAACGACCCGCACCTGAACGGCCGGGAGACCGAGGACCGGGTCGACCTCGCCCTCCCCCCGCAGCAGGAGGAGCTGCTGCGCACCGCCCGCGCCGCCAACCCGCGCACCGTCCTCGCGGTGGTCTCCGGCCACCCGTACGCCGTCGACTGGGCGGCCCGCGAGGTCCCGGCCGTGCTGTGGACCGCGCACGGCGGCCAGGAGGGCGGCGCCGCGCTGGCGGACGTCCTGCTCGGCGACGCCGCGCCCACCGGCCGCCTGCCGCAGACCTGGTACCGCGCCGGGCAGCCGCTGCCCGGCCTCCTGGACTACGACATCATCGCCGGCCGCCTCACCTACCAGTACCTGGACGAGGAGCCGCTGTACCCCTTCGGCCACGGCCTCGGCTACACCGCCTTCGGGTACGGCCCGCTGCGGGTCTCGCTCGACGACGGACGGGTGGTCGCGGCGCTCACCGTCACCAACACCGGGCGGCGCGCGGGCACCGAGACCGTCCAGCTGTACGCCCGCGCACTGGAGGCCCGGCACAGCGCACCGCTGCGCCTGCACGCCTTCCGGCGCGTGCAGCTGGCACCCGGCGAGGCCCGCGAGGTGGAGTTCGCGGTGCCGCTGGAGGCGCTCGGCCACCGGGACGTCGCCCACCACCGCTGGGCCGCCCCGGCCGGCCGCCAGCTGCTGGCCGCCGCCGCCAGCGCCGGCGACCTCCGCTCCACCGCCGAACTCGCCCTGCCCGCCGCGGAGTCCGCGCCGCGACCGGCGCACGGGACGACCGTCCTCGCCCGCGACTTCAACGAGGCGCAGGGGGCCCGGATCGTCGAGCGCAGCCGCGCGGAGGGCGGCGAGGCGGTGGAGGGCGCCGGGCTCGCCCGGCTGCTGTTCCACGACTGCGACCTCGGCGGGCGGGCCGGCCGGATCCGGCTGACCGTCGCCCGCGCGCTGCCCGGTTCCGCCGCCGTCGAGGTGGAGCTGGACGGCAGGGTCACCACCGTCCCGGTCCCGTCCACCGGCGGCCCGCAGGAGTGGACCGAGCTGACGGCCGGACTCGCCGCGCCCGCCTCCGGCGTGCACGACGTCCGGCTCACGCTCCGGGGCGCGCTCCGGCTGGACCGGTTCGGCTTCGAGAGCTGA
- a CDS encoding aminotransferase class IV: protein MTELDGRPVDPAELQVLALTNYGHFTTVRVEDGRVRGLALHLERLTADCRALFGTEPDPDRVRAYVRRVLPGEGTVNVRVTLFDPALDLGTIGGPAHPRVLVTTRPAGPLAAGPIRVRTVPYVRDLPQVKGVGLYGALRHRREALLAGFDDVLFTDPAGRLTEGGTWNLGLVRDGRVVWPRGEILVGTTMRLLQRVDEDWSAEDVRSPDGFEAAFATNAAVGVRVVSAVDGRPLAGEHPVVERLRAAYRELPGEPV, encoded by the coding sequence ATGACCGAACTCGACGGGCGGCCGGTGGACCCGGCGGAGCTGCAGGTGCTGGCGCTCACCAACTACGGGCACTTCACCACCGTGCGGGTGGAGGACGGCCGGGTCCGGGGGCTGGCGCTGCACCTGGAGCGGCTGACCGCCGACTGCCGGGCGCTGTTCGGCACCGAGCCGGACCCGGACCGGGTGCGGGCGTACGTCCGGCGGGTGCTGCCCGGGGAGGGCACGGTCAACGTACGGGTCACCCTGTTCGACCCGGCGCTGGACCTCGGCACCATCGGCGGCCCGGCCCACCCGCGGGTGCTGGTCACCACCCGCCCCGCCGGCCCGCTCGCCGCGGGGCCGATCCGGGTGCGCACCGTCCCGTACGTGCGCGACCTGCCGCAGGTGAAGGGCGTCGGGCTGTACGGCGCGCTGCGGCACCGGCGGGAGGCGCTGCTGGCCGGCTTCGACGACGTGCTGTTCACCGACCCGGCGGGCCGGCTGACCGAGGGCGGCACCTGGAACCTCGGGCTGGTCCGGGACGGCCGGGTGGTCTGGCCGCGCGGCGAGATCCTGGTCGGCACCACCATGCGGCTGCTGCAGCGGGTGGACGAGGACTGGTCGGCGGAGGACGTCCGCTCGCCGGACGGCTTCGAGGCGGCGTTCGCCACCAACGCCGCGGTCGGCGTGCGGGTGGTCTCGGCGGTCGACGGGCGGCCGCTCGCCGGGGAGCACCCGGTGGTCGAGCGGCTGCGCGCCGCGTACCGGGAGCTGCCCGGCGAGCCGGTCTGA
- a CDS encoding CBS domain-containing protein, whose translation MITARDIMHAGAQCVGADQTLMDASMMMRDMGVGAMPICGSDGKLKGIITDRDIVTRCIAEGKDPMTMKAMELAGHLHCVRADDSMDDVLKKMEQHQIRRIPVIDGEMLVGMISEKDLASGHRDGMRVTDRQLIEFMDSMYIDK comes from the coding sequence GTGATCACAGCCCGTGACATCATGCATGCCGGTGCCCAGTGCGTCGGTGCCGACCAGACCCTGATGGACGCCTCGATGATGATGCGCGACATGGGCGTCGGCGCCATGCCGATCTGCGGCAGCGACGGCAAGCTCAAGGGCATCATCACCGACCGTGACATCGTCACCCGATGTATCGCCGAGGGCAAGGACCCGATGACGATGAAGGCGATGGAACTGGCCGGCCACCTGCACTGCGTCCGTGCGGACGACTCCATGGACGACGTGCTGAAGAAGATGGAGCAGCACCAGATCCGCCGCATCCCGGTGATCGACGGCGAGATGCTGGTCGGCATGATCAGCGAGAAGGACCTGGCGTCCGGTCACCGCGACGGCATGCGGGTGACCGACCGCCAGCTGATCGAGTTCATGGACTCGATGTACATCGACAAGTAA